The following nucleotide sequence is from Terriglobia bacterium.
CGGTCGCTGATTAAGCGCGCCATGGACGACAAGGGCGTGATTGAGGCCGTGGAAAAAGAGCTACTGGACCTAAAGCATCGCATCCTTCTGAGTGGCGGGCTTTTTGTGGACATCCCGGCCGTGGCGCGGCGGCGCGCCGAGCGCGACAAGGCCTTCCAGGACATCAAGGACACGCTGGCGGAAATTGACTCCATTGGCGTGCAGGTAAAAGACCTCGACATTGGCCTGCTGGATTTTCCCTGCGCGGTGGACGATGAAATTGTCCTGCTGTGCTGGAAGTATGGGGAAGAGAAGATCGAATATTGGCACGGCATGGAAGAGGGATTCAAAGGCCGCAAGCCCATCGACGAGCGCATCCTGCGTGGGAAAAAGAGAGAGAAGCCGAACTGAACAAATTTGGTAATTGAGTAATTTGAAACCTAGTGCGTTTCCAGCTAAAGGGGCCCCTCGCTGCGCTCGGGATAAAAAAACTAAGGCTTCTTCCCCTCCACCCACTCCGGCTTGAAGTCGGAATTGGCCAGCCACTTGACTGGTTCCAGCATGGAATGGATTGCCTGCTCCATATGGTCGAAGTCGATATGTGCGACGTCGTCGCTGGGCTGGTGATAGTCCTTATGCAGGCCGAAGCTGGAAACGGTGTGCGCGATGATGCCTTGCTTGGCCAGCGCGTAATTGTCTGATCGCTGAAAAAAATTCCGTTTAGGATGCGGATCGGCCACCAGATGGGCACCATGTTTTGCCAACTCAGGGCCGAGATTGCTGCGGTCGAAGCCGGTGAGCCAGAGTTCGTCAGGCCTTACCGCGCTATCAGCGCGGCCGATCATCTCAAATTCCAGATTGGCGACGATGTTCTTGAGCGGCACCGGCGAATGCTGAAGAAAATACTGATCGCCCTGGCCGCCAGTTTCCTCGCTTCCGAAGAAGACGAACAGCACGGTGCGTTTTGGCGCCTTTTCATGGGTCAGAGCGCGCGCTAACTGGAGAACAGCGATACAACCGGAAGCGTCATCGTCCGCGCCGTTGTAAATGTTGTCGCCATTGACCGGCTTCCCAATGCCCAAGTGGTCCATGTGCGCGGTCAGCAGCACCACCTGGTCTTTCAACTTTTCATCGCGTCCCTCAAGTTTGCCGATGACGTTGCGGGTGTTCCACTGCTTCTTGCCTTCGCGAAAAAAGTTGAATTCGCCAGAGACGTTTTGAATAAAGCCGCCGTCATCGCCCGCAGGTTCAATGCCGATTTCGCGCAGTTGCGAAGCGAGATACGTGGCGGCAACCAGTTCATCATGGGACCCGCTGGCGCGTCCTTGCAGCGCGTCACTGGCAAGAAACTCCATGGCGCCGCGGATCTGGGCCTGATCGATATTGGAGTGCTGGTCTGACGCTACACCCAGGAAATAGAAAAGATTGATGAATAAAAGCAGCTTTATGCGAGTTGCCATTCGTCTCTCCTCGATTGAGCAGTATAGCGTGGAAGCATGCGGGAGCTTGCACTTGGCGAAGCTACACGTGTTTGCCGACATGCGCCGGATTTGCGGCGGGAGCCCGATGCGGGAGATTGGCCATTACTTCGCGGAGCCAGAGCAGCTCAACCCGAAATTGCTCGATGATGAGTTTGATCATCCAAATGGCTTCATGAAAATTATGGCCTACTTCCTTTTCCACGGCGCGCAATGTGGCCAGTTCACGCTCAAGATCGGCTTTAAGGAATTTCTCTCGACGCCGAAGCTGATTGCGGACCGTCGCTGGGGAAGCTTGCCAGGACAGCGCCATCCACGTGAGAAACGGCGGACGATCGCGCTGGTTAGTCCAGTCTTCGCGTTCCAGGGCGGCCGCCAGGGCCGCGCGGCCTTTGGGTGTGGTGGAAAAGATGCGGCGCTCCGGCCCCAAAGCGGGCTCTGGATCGCCGGTTTCTTTAATCAGCTCAAGGCGCGTCAGCTTTTCCAGCGAGTAATAAACCTGTGGCCGCGAAACGCCGGCCCAATCCTGTACCTGACGGCGCTCCAGTTCCATGTTGGCCTGATAGCCGTGCATGGGTTGCTCTGCGAGCAGGCTCAGCAAAACAAGGTCAGGGACGGTGAGGCCACGTTTTCGGGTGTCGCGCTTTTTAGCAGTTGGCTTCTTACCTGGGGACATGGCTCGACTTTCGCTGGCGACTCCAATACCACCACTGGCATTGTTCGGCGGGGAGAAGTGGATTGCGCGCCTGGGCCACAGCGGCGGAGAAAACGTCCTGGCAGCAGATATCGACGCGCTGGCCGGTAGCGCGGCAGAGCTTCTGGTAGAGCCTGGCTGGATTTTGGCGCGCAAGCTGCTTTACGCTGCGGATGCCGAGAAGCTCAAAGTCGTGGAGCATGGCCGGCCCTACAGAGACTAAATCCTGTAAACGACGTGGTTGAACTGTCATAAAAACTCCGGTTGACATCTCGAATGCGATGTCATACTGTTAGTAGTCTAAATTAGACTAGATAGAAAATGCAAGGGAGAAATTGAATGCGATTCCACGTTTTGGGTCTGGCGCTACTGACCATTGCGTTGGTTCCGGTCTTTGCAACTTCAACTTTGGAGAAAACATGAAGCCCGCAGAAGTAAAGAAAATCACTCCCATCCTGTTTGCCCAGGAACTTGAACCCAGTATTAAATTCTGGACTGAAAAAATCGGCTTCCAAAAGACGATAGAAGTGCCGGAAGGAAACAAAATTGGATTTGTCATCCTGGGAAAAAACGGGCTGGAGCTGATGTACCAGAGCTTTGCCAGCGTGGAGAAAGGCAATGCCGCCACCGGGGCTGCCGCGCGCAGGGGACCGACATTTTTGTACATTGAAGTAGCGGACATTGACGCGGCGCTGGCGGCAATCAAAGGAGCGGAAATCGTAATGCCGATGCGCACCACGTTCTACCATTCAAAGGAATTCGGAATTAAAGATCCCGTTGGACATTACCTGATTTTTGCCCAGCAGGGAGCAGCGCCGGAGAAATAAGTGCCGAGGGAGTAATCGTCAGCCGGGTCGAGCCTGTCTTGCATTGCGGAGGACTGCTATATTTGTCGGTAAAGGCGATGGGACGATTTTGATCACAGGTCTGGGCCAAATTCATAAGCGAATCAATCTTGCGGCAGCGCTGCTCGTCGCGGCTCTTTGCCTGCTGGCGGGATGCAGCGGCAAAGGCGGCGTGTCTGACCGAGGCGAATACGCCTATGTGGCCGTGACTGAAGCCGGACTTCGCGACCATGTTGCGACTTTTTACAACAAGACCGGCGTGGTGCACAACGGAGAGCGGTTGCAGATCCTGGAGCGGATGCAGAGCAAGCGCTTTGTGCGCGTGCGTTCGCCGCGCGGCGAAGAAGGCTGGGTGCAGGAGCGCTATCTGGCTGACCAGCAGACATTCGACGAGTTTCAGCGCCTGGCAGAGCACTTCAAGTCCGCACCGGCGCAGGCAACCGCGACAACGGAAGAGCAAGTGAAGGTGCATGTGCTGCCAGGAAGGAAGACCGCATATCTTTACCTGCTGAACGAAAAACAGAAGGTGGACATGCTGCAGCGCCAGGCGGTGGACCGCAACGCTCCACCGCTGCAACTGAAGGACGAAAAAGATAAAGATGCCGACGAAGCCCCGGATGAAGATAAGGTAAAAAGCGATAATGCCGGACCGCCGGCCGTCCGCGAGGATTGGTGGCTGGTGCGCGACGCGCAAATGCGCGTGGGTTGGGTGCTGGGCAGAACGCTTTACCTGCAAGTGCCGGAGGAGATTGCCCAGTACTCTGAAGGCCAGCGCATCGTAGCTGCTTATCAGTTGGATGAAGTTCAGGATGAAGGCAAGAAGGTTCCAGAGTACCTGGTGCTGTTCACTGAAAAAGAAGGGTTGCCGTACGACTACAGCCAGGCGCGGGTCTTTACCTGGAATACGCGCAAGCATCGCTATGAAACCGCATATCGAGAGCGGGAACTGGCAGGCATACTGCCGGTGACAATGGGACGGCAAGAGTTTGAAAAAGAAGGCAATTTGCGCACATTTGTGCTGCGCGTAAAGGGCGATGACGGCAGCGTGCACGAACGTACTTACAAATTCAATCCGCCACTGGTGCATCGGGTACTTGCGCCCGGAGAAGAGCCACCGGCCCCGCGGCATCGCAAGGGAACCCGGGCCAGCAGCAAAGGAAAATCTAATCGCTAAGGTCGTGGCATCCAGAGAGAGTTATTTGTCCTCCAAGAAGGTATGGCAGAAAAAGTCAAAGAACTTCATCTGGAACGGGACTACAAGAAGTACTTGTACTTTGTTGATGGCAGCGGGAACGTGAGCCGTAAGTCGAAATCAGGCGAAGGTGAAACCGAGGTGCTGGTTCCGAACGCGATTCAGCGGGACAACCAGTTTCTTTACTTCGTGGATAAAGAAGGCGATGTGGCGCGGTCGCCACGCGCCGTACGCAGAACGGCCAAGAAAGTAGCCTGACGAGTACGCATGAGCGGTTTGAATCTGCTGGTCTTCCGTGGAGACCGGCGGCGCGCGAGCGGTAAAGAACTGAAGGCAGCACTTACTGCACAGCTGGAGCAGGTGTGCAACCATTTCACACCGCAAGGCTTGTTGGGCATTTTGCTGCGGGCCGGCGAGCTTGAGTGCGGCGTTGCGGACGCTTATCCTGAAGCCGCCAGCTCTTGCGGACGGATTACCAATTACATTGCCGACGCGCTTGTGGCAAGCAGCGGTACTACGCCGCCGTTTAACTCCGATTTAAAAAACCATGATCTTCAGTCCTTGCTCAATGCTGCGCGGGCCCTTCCTGATCTTGAGCAACTCTACATCTCCACTCCTGAAGGTTTCGCGTACTACGCACTTCATCCATTGGCTTACGCGGATGTCATGCGACAGATTCCTCCGTGCGATAACGTGCTGATTGTTGGAATCAGGAGCATTGGCACAACGCTGAGCGCGGTTGCCGCTGCATCTGCACGGGCTCGCGGAATTTCAGCGGAGAGAATCACGGTGCGTCCGCAGGGACATCCTTACAATCGCACCGCGGAGTTCACTGCCGAGCAGATGGCTGCCGTCAGCAGAGCAGTGTCCATGGACGCAAGCTTTGCTGTGGTGGATGAAGGGCCGGGATTAAGCGGATCTTCATTTCTGGCGGTGGCAGAAGCGCTGGAGCGCGCTGGGGCGTCACCCGAAAAGATCTTTTTGGTAAGCGCCCATGAGCCGAACGTCAATGCGCTTTGCGCTGAAAATGCTGCGCGAAGGTGGCAGCGATTCCGCTGTATACCGGCTGCGGCGGAAGCGCGTCGGCCTGCGGAAGCAGTCGAATTTGTTGGCGGCGGGCAGTGGCGGAGCCGGATGTTCGCTGACGAGAGCGAATGGCCGGCTTCATGGATCAGCTTTGAGCGGCTCAAGTATCTGTCACCGAAAGGACATGACGAACGGAGGCTTTTCAAGTTTGCCGGCCTGGGGCATTACGGCGACGTGGTCCTGGAGCGCGAAAAGAAAGTTGCCGTTGCGGGATTCGGACCAATGCCGCGCGAGGAGAGCGAGGGATTTGTTTCTTATCCTTTGATTGAAGGCCGGCCCTTGTTCCCACGTGACCTTTCAGCAGAGATACTGGCAAAGATTGCTCAGTATTGTACTTTTCGCCAGAGGGCCTTTGCCGTTGAATTATCTGACATCAACTCTCTGCAAGAGATGTCTGACCATAATTTGAATGAACTTGGATTGGAACTGCCTGTTGAACTTCGGGTGGAGCGTCCTGTGATTGCCGACGGAAAAATGCAGCCGCACGAATGGCTGCTAAGTAAAGAAGGTAAGTTGCTAAAGACCGATTCAGGCAGCCATGGCGATGATCATTTCTTCCCGGGCGCAACAGACATCGCATGGGATCTGGCAGGCGCGATTGTCGAGTGGAAAATGAATGAGGAGCAGACGACCGAGTTCCTAAATCTCTACCACCGCGCCAGTGGAGACGATGCCAGCACCAGGATGGATGGCTTTATCAAAGCCTATGCTGTTTTTCGGCTGGCCTATTGCCTGATGGCGGCGAATGCCATGAATGGGTCAGATGAGCAGCCACGCTTGCGGCGGGCCGCTGATGCTTACAGAAAGCTGCTGACGGAATTGAAATATCAGAGCTCCACGCTCACTCCCGCCGCTACTTTTTAGATTAGCCCGCCACGCCGGGACTCTGGCCTCCTTTTTAACCGTTTGCTCCCCGGTTCTAATACCAATTATTTTTTCTGTGCGAGTATCTCCGCCCGTTCCCGCGCGTAATTCCAGGCGGAGAAATTGCATTCGGAATCATCGCTGCTGATCCATGGGTCTTCGCCGAAAGAAACGTATTGATGGTAAATCTCGGCATCGCTCTTGTTCAGGTCACAGCTGCTCAAAAATTCATCGACAATCTGCTTGCATGCGGCGACCGCTGAAGCACAGTCAGCGAACTCTCCCAGTTTGTAACGTTCGCTCTCATCCATGTAGTGAAAGTTATCGTCAACAAACACGGTGTAGAGCTCTGCCATTTTCCGGGTCTCAGCCGATCATGAATAAAAAGCCGCAATGGACTCCACCACGTGCCTCTGCTCGTCTTCTTCGAGTTCAGGAAACATGGGTAGAGCGAGCACATCCAGCGCGGCGCGTTCGGCTTCCGGCAGATCGCCCGGAGCATAGCCCAGGTAAGCGAAGCACTTCTGCAGATGCAGCGGAATGGGATAGTAAATCTCTGAACCAATGCCGCGTTCGCTCAGGAAGGCACGCAACTTGTCGCGATCACGGACGCGAATCACATACTGGTGATAAATGTGGTGCGCGCCGGGCAGAGTTTTTAAAAGCACGACTGGTGCCGTGGAGTCGGCGCCTGTCTTGGTCAGGCCGGCACTACTGAGCAAGCGGCCATACGTCCGGGCGCGTTCGCGCCGCGCTTCATTCCACTTGGCCAGGTGCGGCATCTTCACGCGAAGGACCGCTGCCTGAATGGAATCAAGCCGGCTATTGGCGCCCACTTCATCGTGATAGTAGCGTTGTTTGCCGCCATGATTGCGGAGCGAGCGCATGCTCTCGGCCAGCTTTGCGTCACTTGTTGTAACGGCGCCTGCGTCGCCAAACGCGCTGAGATTTTTTGTCGGATAAAAGCTGAACGCGGCGGCCAGACTTAGCGATCCTGCGCGTTTGCCATTCCAGGTTGCGCCCACGGCCTGTGCCGCGTCTTCCACAATATGTACTTTAAAGTCAGAGCCGATCCGGCTAAACGCATCCATGTCCGCGCATTGTCCGTAAAGATGCACAGGCATGACGGCGCGCATCTCTTTGGGTGAGCGCTTCAGCCGCTCTTCCACACTTACCGGATCCAGGTTCAGCGTTCCCGGATCGACGTCAGCAAAAACCGGCTTCGCCCCGGCGCGGAGGATGGAACTGGCGGTGGCAAAAAAACTGAAAGGCGAAGTGATGACAGAGTCACCCGGGCCAATGCCGGCAGCCGCCAGAGCCAGCCAGAGTCCGTCTGTGCCGGAAGCGCAGCCCACGCATTCCGCGGTGGCGCACAGGGCAGCAAATTCACGTTCAAAGGCGACTACTTCTTCGCCCAGAATGTAATGTTGAGAGTCGCAGACACGGGCAACGGCGGCCATCACCTCATTGCGTATCCCGGCGTACTGGCGCGAGAGATCAAGCATGGGGACATCGGCTGCGGTTTTGTGGCCTGCGCTTTTCATACTTTGAAAGACGGGTAAAGAAATACGCCTAACAAAATTCTAGCATTGCCGCGCCCGATAGCTGGCGCAAGGGCTTTTTGCCCGGAAAGCCCTGAAAAGCTACAATGACTGTGAGAGGGCCCACCAAGGCTTCTTCGCGTCCCTATGCAAGCACAGGAGAAAGATCGGCAGATGGAAAATAAGCCGGCACAAAACATCCAGGACTCGTTTCTGAATACCGCGCGCAAAGACAAAAGTCAGATCACCATTTACCTGCTGAGCGGGGTGAAACTGACAGGCCGTATCCGGTCCTTTGACAAATATTCAGTCGTCCTTGAAACCAACAATCAGGAACAACTCATCTTCAAACACGCCATCTCAACCGTGGTCATGGCCAAAGGCAGCCATTTTGACAGCCGTTCGCACGGCTCCGCGGCAGAAGGCGACAGCGGTTCCGGCAAGTCGGAGGGCTAAGTTATTCCTGGGCAGCGTTCCCGCCGTTTTCAACCGT
It contains:
- a CDS encoding DUF2203 domain-containing protein — encoded protein: MAKQKTFTLEEAQTLVPVLRSLIKRAMDDKGVIEAVEKELLDLKHRILLSGGLFVDIPAVARRRAERDKAFQDIKDTLAEIDSIGVQVKDLDIGLLDFPCAVDDEIVLLCWKYGEEKIEYWHGMEEGFKGRKPIDERILRGKKREKPN
- a CDS encoding M20/M25/M40 family metallo-hydrolase → MEFLASDALQGRASGSHDELVAATYLASQLREIGIEPAGDDGGFIQNVSGEFNFFREGKKQWNTRNVIGKLEGRDEKLKDQVVLLTAHMDHLGIGKPVNGDNIYNGADDDASGCIAVLQLARALTHEKAPKRTVLFVFFGSEETGGQGDQYFLQHSPVPLKNIVANLEFEMIGRADSAVRPDELWLTGFDRSNLGPELAKHGAHLVADPHPKRNFFQRSDNYALAKQGIIAHTVSSFGLHKDYHQPSDDVAHIDFDHMEQAIHSMLEPVKWLANSDFKPEWVEGKKP
- a CDS encoding PadR family transcriptional regulator is translated as MSPGKKPTAKKRDTRKRGLTVPDLVLLSLLAEQPMHGYQANMELERRQVQDWAGVSRPQVYYSLEKLTRLELIKETGDPEPALGPERRIFSTTPKGRAALAAALEREDWTNQRDRPPFLTWMALSWQASPATVRNQLRRREKFLKADLERELATLRAVEKEVGHNFHEAIWMIKLIIEQFRVELLWLREVMANLPHRAPAANPAHVGKHV
- a CDS encoding helix-hairpin-helix domain-containing protein, giving the protein MTVQPRRLQDLVSVGPAMLHDFELLGIRSVKQLARQNPARLYQKLCRATGQRVDICCQDVFSAAVAQARNPLLPAEQCQWWYWSRQRKSSHVPR
- a CDS encoding VOC family protein, coding for MKPAEVKKITPILFAQELEPSIKFWTEKIGFQKTIEVPEGNKIGFVILGKNGLELMYQSFASVEKGNAATGAAARRGPTFLYIEVADIDAALAAIKGAEIVMPMRTTFYHSKEFGIKDPVGHYLIFAQQGAAPEK
- a CDS encoding SH3 domain-containing protein; the encoded protein is MITGLGQIHKRINLAAALLVAALCLLAGCSGKGGVSDRGEYAYVAVTEAGLRDHVATFYNKTGVVHNGERLQILERMQSKRFVRVRSPRGEEGWVQERYLADQQTFDEFQRLAEHFKSAPAQATATTEEQVKVHVLPGRKTAYLYLLNEKQKVDMLQRQAVDRNAPPLQLKDEKDKDADEAPDEDKVKSDNAGPPAVREDWWLVRDAQMRVGWVLGRTLYLQVPEEIAQYSEGQRIVAAYQLDEVQDEGKKVPEYLVLFTEKEGLPYDYSQARVFTWNTRKHRYETAYRERELAGILPVTMGRQEFEKEGNLRTFVLRVKGDDGSVHERTYKFNPPLVHRVLAPGEEPPAPRHRKGTRASSKGKSNR
- a CDS encoding DegT/DnrJ/EryC1/StrS family aminotransferase, whose product is MLDLSRQYAGIRNEVMAAVARVCDSQHYILGEEVVAFEREFAALCATAECVGCASGTDGLWLALAAAGIGPGDSVITSPFSFFATASSILRAGAKPVFADVDPGTLNLDPVSVEERLKRSPKEMRAVMPVHLYGQCADMDAFSRIGSDFKVHIVEDAAQAVGATWNGKRAGSLSLAAAFSFYPTKNLSAFGDAGAVTTSDAKLAESMRSLRNHGGKQRYYHDEVGANSRLDSIQAAVLRVKMPHLAKWNEARRERARTYGRLLSSAGLTKTGADSTAPVVLLKTLPGAHHIYHQYVIRVRDRDKLRAFLSERGIGSEIYYPIPLHLQKCFAYLGYAPGDLPEAERAALDVLALPMFPELEEDEQRHVVESIAAFYS
- the hfq gene encoding RNA chaperone Hfq translates to MENKPAQNIQDSFLNTARKDKSQITIYLLSGVKLTGRIRSFDKYSVVLETNNQEQLIFKHAISTVVMAKGSHFDSRSHGSAAEGDSGSGKSEG